The following proteins are co-located in the Spirosoma montaniterrae genome:
- a CDS encoding Rpn family recombination-promoting nuclease/putative transposase translates to MDLYNDNERFISILSDYGFKVTFGNESDTRFLRRALQALIQSPATITQVEFIESEIPGLTRDSRSGVYDLACVDERGNQFIVEMQLSKYPDFIQRMKFYSFYRLNTLVRKGKYKFEGLPRIYCIGILAFDIFPHVGDYHNVAMLRNEKGELIDDQTTFITVELAKFKKRLANVQTDLDKLIYTMKATHKATKPKQFPQFWNEEWLEAAIKELDTRQMTPEKRMAYEMTLSANALAVENENRKIEEAEERREKLVKTETVTKALKRGKLTIEEIAEDSGVSVDFVLEIQRGLIKN, encoded by the coding sequence ATGGACTTGTACAATGACAACGAGCGGTTTATTTCCATTCTTTCTGATTACGGTTTTAAAGTAACTTTCGGCAATGAGTCCGATACGAGGTTTTTGCGTAGGGCGTTACAGGCTCTGATTCAGTCGCCGGCGACTATCACGCAGGTTGAGTTTATCGAAAGCGAGATTCCCGGACTGACCCGCGACAGTCGCAGTGGTGTTTACGACCTTGCCTGTGTGGATGAGCGGGGAAACCAGTTTATCGTTGAGATGCAGTTGAGCAAGTACCCCGACTTCATTCAACGCATGAAATTTTATTCGTTTTATCGGTTAAACACACTGGTTCGTAAAGGCAAATACAAGTTTGAGGGCTTACCAAGGATTTATTGTATTGGCATTTTGGCTTTCGATATTTTTCCCCACGTTGGCGATTATCATAACGTTGCGATGCTGAGAAACGAAAAAGGCGAACTGATTGACGACCAGACAACGTTTATTACGGTAGAACTGGCTAAATTCAAAAAGCGGTTAGCCAATGTACAAACCGACCTTGACAAACTGATTTATACGATGAAAGCGACCCACAAAGCAACCAAACCCAAACAGTTTCCGCAGTTCTGGAACGAGGAGTGGTTAGAAGCGGCCATCAAGGAGTTGGACACCAGACAGATGACGCCGGAAAAGCGAATGGCTTACGAGATGACGCTTTCAGCTAATGCACTGGCTGTTGAGAACGAAAACCGGAAAATTGAGGAAGCGGAAGAACGTAGAGAGAAACTTGTAAAAACTGAAACTGTCACAAAAGCCTTGAAACGCGGTAAGCTCACAATTGAGGAAATTGCCGAAGACAGTGGTGTTAGTGTCGATTTCGTTTTAGAAATTCAGCGCGGCCTTATCAAAAATTAG